The following coding sequences are from one Phaenicophaeus curvirostris isolate KB17595 unplaced genomic scaffold, BPBGC_Pcur_1.0 scaffold_381, whole genome shotgun sequence window:
- the TMEM276 gene encoding transmembrane protein 276, which yields MVPPTSPFSQWKRPPPHFRPSRRSSPPLRGPARRPEVPLPVPEEREPRRARGPAGCPGLNPPPAPPPALCLRPGPSCRSPCLPSPRFSSRGPGGPGSVPVPVAAGPMGAAPGAGEALLGAVCLWCALRARQVSGGPAPGFLLQALGAASDALAPWWPWASPGGPSDPVPGSWVSAVLGQPLVAFGFHHLSGDRATGNLLLAVATVLAPVAAGLAEEARLLAARAVTVLVATSLLSLAALTGNGAGALGAVLVAAGYLGAGHPWAVAAGNLALERGLRAQLRHPENWDQ from the exons ATGGTCCCGCCCACCTCCCCTTTCAGCCAATGgaagcgcccccccccccacttccgCCCCTCGCGGCGCTCTAGCCCCCCTCTCCGTGGTCCCGCTCGGAGGCCGGAAGTGCCGCTCCCGGTACCGGAGGAGCGGGAGCCGCGGCGGGCCCGGGGCCCGGCTGGGTGTCCCGGCCTTaaccctccccctgccccaccccCGGCTTTGTGCCTTCGTCCTGGCCCGTCCTGCCGCTCCCCGTGTCTCCCCTCTCCCCGTTTCTCCTCGCGAGGCCCCGGAGGTCCCGGTTCGGTGCCGGTTCCCGTCGCCGCGGGGCCCATGGGAGCCGCCCCCGGGGCCGGGGAGGCGCTGCTCGGGGCCGTCTGCCTCTGGTGCGCCCTCCGGGCCCGGCAG gtgtCGGGAGGTCCGGCTCCCGGTTTCCTCCTCCAGGCTCTGGGAGCGGCCAGCGACGCGCTGGCTCCTTGGTGGCCGTGGGCCTCTCCGGGTGGCCCCTCCGACCCCGTTCCCGGCTCGTGGGTCTCGGCTGTGCTCGGCCAACCCTTGGTGGCCTTCGGCTTCCACCACCTCAGCGGCGACCGAGCCACCGGCAACCTCCTCCTGGCCGTGGCCACCGTGCTGGCTCCGGTAGCCGCGGGGCTAGCCGAGGAGGCCCGGCTGCTGGCCGCCCGCGCCGTCACGgtgttggtggccaccagcCTCCTCTCGCTGGCCGCGCTCACCGGCAACGGAGCCGGAGCCCTCGGAGCCGTCCTGGTGGCCGCCGGCTACCTGGGCGCCGGCCACCCCTGGGCCGTGGCCGCCGGCAACCTGGCCCTGGAGAGAGGGCTGAGGGCCCAGCTGAGGCACCCGGAGAACTGGGACCAGTAA